In Blautia wexlerae DSM 19850, a single window of DNA contains:
- the phoU gene encoding phosphate signaling complex protein PhoU, whose protein sequence is MSKYFERQLEELHVQLITLGSYCEKAISFSAKAIQKVQNEEIARQVFETDRDIDAKEREIENLCLSLLLHQHPVARDLREISAALKMVSDMERIGDQAADIADLSLYVAKNTTAIPETITQMAEDTVRMVTESVDAFVKSDLELCRNVIDRDDVVDDAFNEIKEKLADMIYGGNLDAKTGLDLLMTAKYFERIGDHAVNIAEWVEYSITGQHRNNEHQDYLNN, encoded by the coding sequence ATGTCAAAGTATTTCGAAAGACAGCTGGAGGAACTGCACGTTCAGCTTATCACACTGGGAAGCTATTGTGAGAAAGCAATTTCATTCTCTGCAAAAGCAATCCAGAAGGTGCAGAATGAAGAGATTGCCCGCCAGGTTTTTGAGACGGACAGAGATATTGATGCCAAAGAAAGAGAGATTGAGAATCTGTGCCTGAGTCTTCTGCTTCATCAGCACCCGGTTGCAAGAGATTTAAGAGAGATATCTGCAGCATTGAAGATGGTTTCTGATATGGAACGTATCGGTGACCAGGCAGCAGATATTGCAGATCTGTCTTTGTATGTTGCAAAGAATACTACTGCGATTCCGGAGACTATCACACAGATGGCGGAGGACACTGTGCGTATGGTAACTGAGAGTGTGGATGCTTTTGTAAAGAGTGATCTGGAGTTGTGCAGAAATGTCATTGACAGAGACGATGTGGTGGATGATGCATTTAATGAGATCAAAGAGAAGCTTGCAGATATGATTTACGGAGGAAATCTGGATGCCAAGACAGGGCTGGATCTTCTTATGACTGCAAAGTACTTTGAACGTATTGGTGATCACGCAGTGAATATTGCTGAATGGGTAGAATATTCCATCACAGGACAGCACAGAAATAATGAGCATCAGGATTATCTGAATAATTAA
- a CDS encoding sensor histidine kinase has protein sequence MTKKIFKSIMFVCALVLTVGLAAVMGILYSNFDGQMRKELSKEAAYLAYGVEQQGTDYLKNVKDKSSRITYINKDGTVLFDNKADADEMQNHKNRTEFQKAEKYGAGECSRYSDTLSEKTIYYALRLKDGTVLRVSGTQDSVLALVENLLLPLCGLLFLMLILSGIMASVISKRIVKPVNELDLEHPEENKIYEELSPLLGKIHKQNRQIQKQLELAKQQQEEFSLITENMQEGLIVIDRYTMILSANSSAWNLFRVDKVCQGESVYCLDRAEDFRHAIEQVLSGEHAELILKLNGSDIQLIANPVVRGQKTEGAVILLVNVTEKLERENLRREFSANVSHELKTPLTSISGFAEIMQGGLVKCEDIPKFAGRIYKESQRLLQLVEDVIQISQLDEEKTSYTWELVDVYQVCKNAFESLKEKAQSMNVHLYICGDSMKMEAVRTLLEEAVYNVCDNAIKYNRNDGSVSIFLTQTAHEIQIVVKDTGVGIPKEDQDRVFERFYRVDKSHSKEIGGTGLGLSIVKHAVSTLNGSIVLRSEEGSGTEITMKFLKVHKE, from the coding sequence GTGACAAAAAAAATCTTTAAATCTATAATGTTTGTATGTGCATTGGTTCTGACTGTGGGACTGGCTGCTGTAATGGGAATCCTTTACAGCAATTTTGACGGACAGATGCGCAAAGAGCTGTCTAAGGAAGCTGCTTATCTGGCATATGGTGTGGAGCAGCAGGGAACAGATTATCTGAAGAATGTAAAGGATAAGAGCTCAAGGATTACTTATATTAATAAGGATGGAACTGTGCTTTTTGATAATAAGGCTGATGCAGATGAAATGCAAAATCATAAGAACAGAACTGAATTTCAGAAAGCAGAGAAATATGGTGCAGGAGAATGTTCCAGGTATTCGGATACACTTTCTGAGAAAACAATTTATTATGCACTGCGTCTGAAGGATGGAACTGTGCTGAGAGTTTCAGGCACTCAGGATTCTGTGCTGGCACTGGTTGAAAATCTTCTTCTTCCCTTATGTGGACTCTTATTTCTGATGCTGATTCTATCAGGAATCATGGCATCTGTGATATCAAAAAGGATCGTAAAACCTGTGAATGAGCTGGATCTGGAGCATCCGGAGGAGAATAAGATTTACGAGGAGCTTTCTCCGCTTTTAGGTAAAATCCATAAACAGAACCGGCAAATCCAGAAGCAGCTGGAACTGGCAAAACAGCAGCAGGAAGAATTCTCTCTTATTACAGAAAATATGCAGGAAGGTCTGATCGTGATTGATAGGTATACCATGATTCTTTCTGCCAATTCCAGTGCATGGAATCTGTTCCGGGTAGATAAAGTATGTCAGGGAGAAAGTGTTTACTGTCTGGATCGTGCGGAAGATTTCAGACATGCGATCGAGCAGGTTCTCAGCGGAGAACATGCGGAACTGATATTGAAATTAAATGGAAGCGATATCCAGTTGATTGCCAATCCTGTGGTACGTGGACAAAAAACAGAAGGTGCTGTGATCCTGCTTGTGAATGTGACAGAGAAGCTTGAGAGGGAGAATCTGCGGAGAGAGTTTTCGGCAAATGTCTCTCATGAGCTGAAGACTCCTCTGACTTCTATTTCAGGATTTGCGGAGATCATGCAGGGCGGTCTGGTGAAATGTGAGGATATTCCCAAGTTTGCAGGGCGTATTTATAAGGAATCCCAGAGACTGCTTCAGCTGGTTGAGGATGTGATCCAGATTTCCCAGCTTGACGAGGAAAAAACATCCTACACCTGGGAACTGGTGGATGTTTATCAGGTTTGTAAGAATGCCTTTGAAAGTCTGAAGGAGAAAGCACAGAGCATGAATGTGCATCTTTATATCTGTGGGGACAGTATGAAGATGGAAGCAGTTCGGACACTTCTGGAAGAGGCAGTTTATAATGTCTGCGATAATGCCATTAAGTATAACCGAAATGATGGAAGTGTAAGCATTTTTCTGACTCAGACTGCACATGAGATACAGATTGTAGTCAAGGATACAGGTGTGGGAATTCCAAAGGAAGATCAGGATAGAGTTTTTGAGAGATTTTACAGAGTGGATAAAAGTCATTCCAAAGAGATTGGAGGTACCGGACTGGGACTTTCTATTGTGAAGCATGCGGTCAGCACTTTGAATGGAAGTATTGTGCTGAGAAGTGAAGAAGGAAGTGGAACGGAAATTACTATGAAATTTCTGAAAGTGCATAAGGAATAA
- a CDS encoding sensor histidine kinase yields the protein MYSRHRVAGYSIDHVIKFLFFLLVPVVILDIMISCFVIFSMRSQSIQSLQDTTSLYASQIDTAHISINRYLIRLLTENDDADTLLETQDKLEFISSAERVHNNIDIFLESFEKGYQIFLYNSENERMYRPTEIFQTLTQNQLVLLNKHLIQKITAPKTSFYTDAWEVLMLGKNVYFYKSFHTGSHYACCFIPADNIIQPLKNIIKEKDGFISLTSQNGTVLTNKELLKQHHIEFSRKSNSDSYETYNKGNNLIISGALIMGAFYPQIILSKFRAYEKIILLQFILALAVLLVAVILFTSIFYMKKHVLTPIKLFLENLAHLDDSAETINLKDTNLLELEQANSQFKNLMRQIKKLKIDIYEKELEKQKTMMNYLQLQIRPHFFLNCLNTIYSMAQTQLYEEIMKMSMITSNYFRYIFQNTQDLVPVKNELEHIKNYMEIQKMRYGDTFSYEIHAEEGTENIRIPPILIQTFIENAIKHSNTFDEPIIIRTDIAWMTAGGNSHENIQIQVMDTGCGFSEDILQSLNSAIPLEPQNGHRIGITNAIQRLNLLYGQGEAVITFSNLPSGGACVTILLPAV from the coding sequence ATGTATTCCAGACATCGTGTTGCCGGATACTCCATTGATCATGTCATAAAATTTTTGTTTTTTCTGCTGGTTCCGGTTGTAATCCTGGATATCATGATCAGCTGTTTTGTCATTTTTTCCATGCGTTCCCAAAGTATTCAGTCCCTGCAAGATACAACATCCCTTTATGCTTCGCAAATCGACACCGCACATATTTCCATCAATCGCTATTTAATCCGGCTCCTGACTGAAAATGACGATGCAGATACTCTGTTGGAAACACAGGACAAACTGGAATTCATTTCATCCGCAGAACGAGTTCATAATAATATTGATATTTTTCTGGAATCTTTTGAAAAAGGATATCAGATTTTTCTATATAATTCAGAGAATGAACGGATGTATCGTCCTACAGAAATTTTTCAGACACTTACTCAGAATCAGCTCGTACTGCTGAACAAGCATCTGATCCAAAAAATAACTGCGCCCAAAACAAGTTTCTACACGGATGCCTGGGAAGTACTAATGCTCGGAAAGAACGTATATTTTTACAAATCCTTTCATACAGGCTCCCACTACGCCTGCTGTTTTATTCCTGCTGACAATATCATTCAGCCACTAAAAAACATAATTAAAGAAAAAGACGGTTTCATTTCTCTTACCTCGCAAAACGGAACCGTACTTACTAATAAAGAACTGCTGAAGCAACACCATATTGAATTTTCAAGAAAAAGCAATTCCGATTCTTACGAGACCTATAATAAGGGAAATAATCTGATTATCAGCGGTGCTCTGATTATGGGTGCTTTTTATCCTCAGATTATTCTCAGCAAATTCAGGGCTTATGAAAAAATAATCCTGCTTCAGTTTATTCTTGCACTGGCAGTCCTTCTGGTCGCAGTTATCCTGTTTACTTCCATTTTCTATATGAAGAAACACGTTCTGACTCCGATCAAACTCTTTTTAGAAAATCTGGCACATCTGGATGATTCTGCAGAAACCATCAATTTAAAAGACACCAATCTTCTCGAACTTGAGCAGGCGAACTCCCAGTTCAAAAATCTGATGCGCCAGATCAAAAAACTGAAAATTGACATTTACGAAAAAGAACTGGAAAAACAAAAAACAATGATGAATTATCTTCAGCTACAGATACGTCCTCACTTTTTTCTGAACTGTCTGAATACCATTTACAGTATGGCACAGACGCAGCTTTACGAAGAGATCATGAAAATGTCTATGATTACTTCCAACTATTTTCGATATATTTTCCAGAACACCCAGGATCTTGTTCCTGTAAAAAATGAACTGGAACATATAAAAAATTATATGGAAATCCAAAAGATGCGTTACGGAGATACGTTCTCCTATGAAATTCACGCAGAAGAAGGTACAGAAAACATACGAATCCCACCAATTCTGATCCAGACCTTTATAGAAAACGCCATCAAACACTCCAATACTTTTGATGAACCCATAATCATACGCACAGACATCGCCTGGATGACTGCCGGCGGAAATTCACATGAAAATATTCAGATTCAGGTCATGGACACTGGATGCGGATTCTCGGAAGACATCCTGCAATCCCTAAATTCTGCTATTCCTCTGGAACCTCAAAATGGTCACCGTATTGGAATTACCAATGCCATCCAACGTCTGAATCTGCTGTACGGTCAGGGAGAAGCGGTCATTACTTTCTCAAACCTCCCATCTGGGGGTGCCTGCGTAACCATCCTTCTCCCTGCAGTCTGA
- a CDS encoding response regulator transcription factor, translated as MNVLLVDDDRFVVAALEKKINWEQLTVTEVLTAFNIRQAQKIIEKNSIDICVCDIEMPGGSGLDLLSWVRESGKEIQFIFLTSYADFDYAKKAIELSSLDYQLKPIDFDTLSHILEKAVSKVRKNAALTQTKADSQKWKDNYRYIVDLFWKELFATTLFREPSLLETELRKKDLSYTADDLFIPVLFRLYPLSGQIMPMESSMVDFSFQNITAETFQKSCILYESIVILNTFEYVVILSGLQLEQIRQPFTENLLTLFKNLQSFLHCEIACGIAPEVSLTELPETLTRLREMRESNLNSVNKPLFLQDFVPSTTSYIPPSLEVINTFLEQKQADAALQNIENYLSKYIQASGITKNFLLHLRLDIEQIVFSYLHKNGIEAHTLFSSEERDELITKSLDAVPYMFNYLRYLIQRAVEYNSFVNEKDSVVDIVLNYIHQHYSEDISRTMLADMVYLNPDYLARLFKKQTQTSIINYITTYRLEKAKELLLNPDIPVGTVALKVGYGNYSYFSKLFKDVVGCTPNEYRKK; from the coding sequence ATGAACGTATTATTAGTTGATGATGACCGCTTTGTTGTAGCGGCCCTTGAGAAAAAAATAAACTGGGAGCAACTAACAGTCACAGAAGTACTCACTGCTTTCAATATCCGTCAAGCTCAGAAAATCATAGAAAAAAACTCCATCGATATCTGTGTTTGCGATATCGAAATGCCCGGCGGTTCTGGTCTTGATCTTCTTTCCTGGGTCCGGGAATCAGGAAAAGAAATACAATTTATTTTCCTGACCAGCTATGCGGATTTTGATTACGCAAAAAAAGCTATCGAACTGTCCTCCCTCGATTACCAGCTAAAACCTATAGACTTTGATACTTTATCCCATATTCTGGAAAAAGCAGTTTCTAAAGTCAGAAAGAATGCTGCGCTCACCCAGACAAAAGCAGACAGTCAGAAATGGAAAGATAATTACCGCTATATTGTAGATTTATTCTGGAAAGAACTTTTTGCCACCACTCTGTTTCGTGAACCTTCTCTTCTTGAAACAGAATTAAGAAAAAAAGATCTTTCCTATACAGCAGATGACCTCTTCATTCCTGTTTTGTTCCGGCTTTATCCACTCTCCGGCCAGATAATGCCCATGGAGTCTTCCATGGTAGATTTTTCTTTCCAGAATATTACAGCCGAAACCTTTCAGAAATCCTGCATTCTCTATGAGTCTATAGTGATACTGAACACCTTTGAATACGTTGTCATACTTTCTGGATTGCAACTGGAACAAATCCGTCAGCCATTTACAGAAAATCTACTAACACTGTTCAAAAATCTTCAGAGTTTTCTGCACTGTGAAATTGCATGCGGCATTGCACCAGAGGTTTCCCTGACAGAACTGCCTGAAACTCTTACCAGACTACGTGAAATGAGAGAATCCAACCTTAACTCCGTAAATAAACCACTTTTTCTGCAAGATTTTGTTCCCAGCACAACTTCCTACATCCCTCCATCACTGGAAGTAATCAATACTTTTCTGGAACAAAAACAGGCAGACGCAGCTTTACAGAATATCGAAAATTACCTGTCCAAATACATTCAGGCCAGTGGTATCACCAAAAATTTTCTTCTGCATCTGAGACTTGATATCGAACAAATTGTTTTTTCCTATCTACATAAAAACGGAATCGAAGCACACACTCTATTTTCTTCAGAAGAAAGAGACGAACTGATCACAAAATCTCTGGACGCTGTACCATATATGTTTAATTATCTGCGCTATCTGATACAACGCGCCGTAGAATACAATAGCTTCGTCAACGAAAAAGACTCCGTCGTTGATATTGTACTCAACTATATCCATCAGCACTACTCCGAAGATATCTCACGTACCATGCTGGCTGATATGGTTTATCTCAATCCAGATTATCTGGCACGACTTTTCAAAAAACAAACGCAGACCTCTATCATCAATTACATCACCACCTATCGGTTAGAAAAAGCAAAAGAGCTTCTGCTCAACCCTGACATCCCGGTTGGAACAGTTGCTTTGAAAGTCGGCTATGGAAATTATTCCTACTTTTCCAAACTGTTTAAAGATGTGGTCGGCTGCACCCCCAATGAATATCGAAAAAAATAA